From a single Xiphophorus maculatus strain JP 163 A chromosome 5, X_maculatus-5.0-male, whole genome shotgun sequence genomic region:
- the LOC111608539 gene encoding uncharacterized protein LOC111608539 isoform X2, whose translation MARAAVTKLLLLVFLAFIICLPELFRIYSVSKVNFHCLPHRPYEPMHQERKGGNVQPIKGKDKRKAICNPTSSPELEQLEQICTQEAKRNAAGLHPETQKVQGDSRSDLFMCETDKNMEELHSNLSSPVLVVLLEVSVVFQVNDTEAVNHTLFGYSGQRSLYLQPPEEEDKANQEQAFYCCLPLIQSSNSANQSRCLLWLANQTVLTGTETERLSWKQADRGWCSYRWIFLVLLCVVFLIVVTTVFGKIYLGTRLNNKTIVHHIEYQPPNRQLKETAYHLNRRQSWPETTYRLNRLRSWTGLSPIIEIESRENIETLLNGNPLSCYTEEQQW comes from the exons ATGGCAAGAGCTGCTGTGACTAAACTTCTCCTTCTGGTTTTCCTCGCCTTCATCATCTGCCTGCCAGAGTTATTCAGGATATACTCAG TTTCAAAGGTGAATTTCCACTGCCTTCCCCACCGACCTTACGAACCGATGCATCAGGAACGGAAAGGGGGAAATGTGCAGCCAATAAAGGGTAAAGATAAAAGAAAGGCCATCTGTAATCCTACTTCAAGTCCAGAACTTGAACAGTTGGAGCAGATCTGCACACAAGAGGCAAAAAGAAACGCAGCAGGTTTACATCCTGAAACGCAAAAAGTCCAAGGAGATTCAAGGTCAGACTTGTTCATGTGTGAAACAGACAAGAACATGGAGGAACTTCACAGCAACCTCTCATCACCAG TTCTGGTGGTACTTCTGGAGGTGTCAGTGGTCTTCCAAGTGAACGACACCGAGGCCGTGAATCATACTTTGTTTGGCTACAGCGGTCAGAGGTCCCTGTACCTCCAACCACCTGAAGAGGAGGACAAAGCAAACCAGGAACAGGCTTTCTACTGCTGTCTTCCTCTCATTCAATCATCCAACTCGGCCAATCAAAGCCGCTGCCTCCTTTGGCTCGCCAATCAAACTGTTTTGAcaggaacagaaacagaaaggctGTCATGGAAACAGGCAGATAGAG GATGGTGCAGCTACAGGTGGAtctttctggttctgctgtgtGTGGTGTTCCTGATTGTTGTCACAACTGTGTTTGGAAAAATCTATCTGGGGACACGCTTAAACA ATAAAACTATTGTGCATCACATTGAGTACCAGCCTCCCAATCGGCAGTTAAAAG AAACAGCGTACCATTTAAATCGACGTCAGTCTTGGCCTG AAACAACGTACCGTTTGAATCGGCTCCGGTCTTGGACTG GACTTTCGCCCATAATAGAAATTGAAAGCAGAG AGAACATCGAAACTTTGCTGAATGGAAATCCCCTTAGCTGCTATACAG AAGAACAGCAGTGGTGA
- the LOC111608539 gene encoding uncharacterized protein LOC111608539 isoform X1 — MARAAVTKLLLLVFLAFIICLPELFRIYSVSKVNFHCLPHRPYEPMHQERKGGNVQPIKGKDKRKAICNPTSSPELEQLEQICTQEAKRNAAGLHPETQKVQGDSRSDLFMCETDKNMEELHSNLSSPVLVVLLEVSVVFQVNDTEAVNHTLFGYSGQRSLYLQPPEEEDKANQEQAFYCCLPLIQSSNSANQSRCLLWLANQTVLTGTETERLSWKQADRGWCSYRWIFLVLLCVVFLIVVTTVFGKIYLGTRLNNKTIVHHIEYQPPNRQLKETAYHLNRRQSWPETTYRLNRLRSWTGLSPIIEIESRENIETLLNGNPLSCYTENPSSSPPSSSLLPHRRTAVVTDAQ, encoded by the exons ATGGCAAGAGCTGCTGTGACTAAACTTCTCCTTCTGGTTTTCCTCGCCTTCATCATCTGCCTGCCAGAGTTATTCAGGATATACTCAG TTTCAAAGGTGAATTTCCACTGCCTTCCCCACCGACCTTACGAACCGATGCATCAGGAACGGAAAGGGGGAAATGTGCAGCCAATAAAGGGTAAAGATAAAAGAAAGGCCATCTGTAATCCTACTTCAAGTCCAGAACTTGAACAGTTGGAGCAGATCTGCACACAAGAGGCAAAAAGAAACGCAGCAGGTTTACATCCTGAAACGCAAAAAGTCCAAGGAGATTCAAGGTCAGACTTGTTCATGTGTGAAACAGACAAGAACATGGAGGAACTTCACAGCAACCTCTCATCACCAG TTCTGGTGGTACTTCTGGAGGTGTCAGTGGTCTTCCAAGTGAACGACACCGAGGCCGTGAATCATACTTTGTTTGGCTACAGCGGTCAGAGGTCCCTGTACCTCCAACCACCTGAAGAGGAGGACAAAGCAAACCAGGAACAGGCTTTCTACTGCTGTCTTCCTCTCATTCAATCATCCAACTCGGCCAATCAAAGCCGCTGCCTCCTTTGGCTCGCCAATCAAACTGTTTTGAcaggaacagaaacagaaaggctGTCATGGAAACAGGCAGATAGAG GATGGTGCAGCTACAGGTGGAtctttctggttctgctgtgtGTGGTGTTCCTGATTGTTGTCACAACTGTGTTTGGAAAAATCTATCTGGGGACACGCTTAAACA ATAAAACTATTGTGCATCACATTGAGTACCAGCCTCCCAATCGGCAGTTAAAAG AAACAGCGTACCATTTAAATCGACGTCAGTCTTGGCCTG AAACAACGTACCGTTTGAATCGGCTCCGGTCTTGGACTG GACTTTCGCCCATAATAGAAATTGAAAGCAGAG AGAACATCGAAACTTTGCTGAATGGAAATCCCCTTAGCTGCTATACAG aaaacccTTCATCATCGCCGCcatcctcctccctcctccctcaCAGAAGAACAGCAGTGGTGACAGACGCGCAATAA
- the LOC111608539 gene encoding uncharacterized protein LOC111608539 isoform X3 — protein sequence MARAAVTKLLLLVFLAFIICLPELFRIYSVSKVNFHCLPHRPYEPMHQERKGGNVQPIKGKDKRKAICNPTSSPELEQLEQICTQEAKRNAAGLHPETQKVQGDSRSDLFMCETDKNMEELHSNLSSPVLVVLLEVSVVFQVNDTEAVNHTLFGYSGQRSLYLQPPEEEDKANQEQAFYCCLPLIQSSNSANQSRCLLWLANQTVLTGTETERLSWKQADRGWCSYRWIFLVLLCVVFLIVVTTVFGKIYLGTRLNNKTIVHHIEYQPPNRQLKETAYHLNRRQSWPETTYRLNRLRSWTGLSPIIEIESRENIETLLNGNPLSCYTGKN from the exons ATGGCAAGAGCTGCTGTGACTAAACTTCTCCTTCTGGTTTTCCTCGCCTTCATCATCTGCCTGCCAGAGTTATTCAGGATATACTCAG TTTCAAAGGTGAATTTCCACTGCCTTCCCCACCGACCTTACGAACCGATGCATCAGGAACGGAAAGGGGGAAATGTGCAGCCAATAAAGGGTAAAGATAAAAGAAAGGCCATCTGTAATCCTACTTCAAGTCCAGAACTTGAACAGTTGGAGCAGATCTGCACACAAGAGGCAAAAAGAAACGCAGCAGGTTTACATCCTGAAACGCAAAAAGTCCAAGGAGATTCAAGGTCAGACTTGTTCATGTGTGAAACAGACAAGAACATGGAGGAACTTCACAGCAACCTCTCATCACCAG TTCTGGTGGTACTTCTGGAGGTGTCAGTGGTCTTCCAAGTGAACGACACCGAGGCCGTGAATCATACTTTGTTTGGCTACAGCGGTCAGAGGTCCCTGTACCTCCAACCACCTGAAGAGGAGGACAAAGCAAACCAGGAACAGGCTTTCTACTGCTGTCTTCCTCTCATTCAATCATCCAACTCGGCCAATCAAAGCCGCTGCCTCCTTTGGCTCGCCAATCAAACTGTTTTGAcaggaacagaaacagaaaggctGTCATGGAAACAGGCAGATAGAG GATGGTGCAGCTACAGGTGGAtctttctggttctgctgtgtGTGGTGTTCCTGATTGTTGTCACAACTGTGTTTGGAAAAATCTATCTGGGGACACGCTTAAACA ATAAAACTATTGTGCATCACATTGAGTACCAGCCTCCCAATCGGCAGTTAAAAG AAACAGCGTACCATTTAAATCGACGTCAGTCTTGGCCTG AAACAACGTACCGTTTGAATCGGCTCCGGTCTTGGACTG GACTTTCGCCCATAATAGAAATTGAAAGCAGAG AGAACATCGAAACTTTGCTGAATGGAAATCCCCTTAGCTGCTATACAG GAAAGAATTAA